CCTTGACGGTCTATCTGGACCCGCGCCACGTCTACATCTTTTCCGAGGAGGGCGCGCTTGTCGCCCCGGCCTCTTACGCGCTGGCAGCCTGAGGGGGACGACATGGCACGGATCACGCTGGACAACCTCGCCCACAGTTACCTCAGGACCCCCGCATCCGAGGACGATTATGCGCTGAAGGAGTTGAACCACGACTGGGAGGACGGCGCGGCCTATGCGCTTCTGGGCGCCTCGGGCTGCGGCAAGTCCACACTGCTGAACATCATTTCAGGGCTGCTGATGCCCTCGCAGGGGCGCATCCTGTTTGACGGACAGGACGTGACCCATGCCGCGACGGCGGAACGCAACATTGCGCAGGTGTTCCAGTTCCCGGTGGTCTACGACACCATGACGGTGCGCGACAACCTTGCCTTCCCGCTGCGCAACCGGGGCCGCGACGAGACCTATGTCGCCGAGCGCGTGCAGGAAATCGCGCGGATGATCGGCATGGAGGACTGGCTCGACCGAAAGGCGCGCGGGCTGACGGCGGATGCCAAGCAGAAGATCTCTCTGGGGCGCGGGATGGTCCGCAAGGACGTGAACGCGCTGCTCTTCGACGAGCCCCTGACGGTAATCGACCCGCATATGAAGTGGGAGTTGCGGACGCAGTTGAAGAAGCTGCACCACGATTTCGGCCACACGATGATCTACGTGACGCACGACCAGACAGAGGCGCTGACCTTCGCCGACAAGGTGGTGGTGATGTACGACGGCCGCGTCGTCCAGATCGGCACGCCCGAAGAGCTGTTCGAGCGGCCCGAGCATACCTTCGTGGGCTACTTCATCGGCTCTCCGGGCATGAACGTGATCCCCGCCCGCGTCGAGGGCAACCGCGCATACATCGACGGCACGGAGCTGCCTTTGTCCGCAGGCTACGGGCCGCTCTCGGGCAAGGTCGAGATCGGCGTGCGGCCCGAGTTCGCGCGGCTGTCGTCCTCCGAAGGGCTGCCGGTCAAGGTCCGCCGGGTCGAAGACGTAGGCCGCCACAAGATCATCCGGGCCGAGTTCTTCGGCCATGACATCAACATCATCGCCGGAGAGGACGAGCCCGTGGGCGCCGACATGACCCGCGTCAGCTTCGACCCCGGCCACGTCAACGTCTACAACGACGACTGGCTTGTGCGGGGGGCGGCGGCATGAGTTTTCTCCGATCCGGATATCGCGCGGCGTCGCTTGCTCTGCCATCACCCGTATCAACGTCCGAAATGTGCATGATCGTCGGCTCCGTTTCGGGGGCGCGCTTCGAGGTGTCCAGGCGCATTGGGAGGCGTGCAAGCGCCATGCCCGACCTCGGGAGGGCCGTGCTGCCGGGTGCTTCGGTCGCTTCTCAGACCCAAGGCCGCAGCGCACGCGTCGCTCGTTGGAAGGATGCCCTCCCGGGGGGGAGGTCGGGCATGGCGCATGCGCGCCGTGTTGCGGCCAAGACCGCTGTTGCCCCGCATGTTCGGACCGAAGAAGGAGCCGCCTGATGGAAAAGACCGTCAACCAGAAAGCATGGTTCCTCGTGCTGCCGGTGCTCTTGCTCGTGGCCTTTTCTGCCATCATCCCGTTGATGACCGTCGTCAATTACTCGGTGCAGGACACCTTCGGGAACAACCAGTTCTTCTGGGCGGGTCTCGAATGGTTCGAGGAAATGCTGCACGACGACCGCATGTGGAACTCGCTGCAACGGCAGTTGCTGTTCTCGGCGATCATTCTGGCGATCGAGGTGCCGCTGGGCATCTTCGTCGCGCTGAACATGCCAAAATCGGGCTTCTGGTCCAGCTTCTGCCTCGTGCTGATGTCGCTGCCGCTGCTGATCCCGTGGAACGTGGTCGGCACCATCTGGCAGATCTTCGGGCGGGTCGACATCGGCCTGCTGGGCTATACGCTCGACGCGCTGGGGGTCAATTACAACTACACGCAGGACACCGTCGCGGCATGGATCACCATCGTCGTCATGGACGTCTGGCACTGGACCTCGCTGGTCGCGCTGCTGGCCTTCGCGGGGCTGAAGTCGATCCCCGACGCCTATTATCAGGCCGCCAAGATCGACCAGGCAAGCCGCTGGAAGGTCTTCCGCTACATCGAGCTTCCCAAGATGGCAGGCGTTCTGATGATCGCGATCCTGCTGCGGTTCATGGACAGCTTCATGATCTACACAGAGCCTTTCGTCGTCACCGGGGGCGGGCCGGGCAACGCCACGACGCTGCTGTCCATCGACCTCGTGAAGATGGCGCTGGGGCAGTTCGACCTTGGCCCCGCCGCCGCCTTCAGCCTGATGTACTTCCTCGTGATCCTGCTGATTTCATGGGTGTTCTACACCGTCATGACCAACCTCGACAAAAGGGGGATGTGAGATGAGCGACACACCCGCCGCACCCGGCGCAGCCTCGATCCCCGGAGACGTGACGACCGCCAAACCCGTGGCCCGCAACCGCCGGCGTTTCCGCCCCAAGGGCAGCGCCGTCGTCATGACGCTGTACCTGCTGTTCCTGCTTTTGCCGATCTACTGGCTGCTCAACATGAGCTTCAAGACCAACACCGAGATCCTGAACACCTTCACGCTGATCCCGTCCTATCCGACGCTGGACAACTACCGCACGATCCTGACGGACCCGGCGTGGTACATGGGCTATGTGAACTCGCTGATCTACGTGGTCATGAACACCGCGATCTCGCTGGCCGTGGCCCTGCCCGCCGCCTATGCCTTTTCGCGGTACTCGTTCATGGGCGACAAGCACCTGTTCTTCTGGCTGCTGACCAACCGCATGGCGCCCCCGGCGGTCTTCGCGCTGCCGTTCTTCCAGTTGTATTCCTCGGTGGGCCTCTTCGACACGCATATCGCGGTGGCGCTGGCGCATTGCCTCTTCAACGTGCCGCTGGCGGTCTGGATCCTCGAAGGCTTCATGCGCGGCGTCCCGAAAGAGATCGACGAGACGGCGTACATCGACGGCTACAGCTTCGGCGGCTTTTTCGTGAAGATCTTCATGCCCCTGATCGCGTCGGGCATCGGCGTGGCGGCCTTCTTCTGCTTCATGTTCTCGT
This region of Ponticoccus alexandrii genomic DNA includes:
- a CDS encoding ABC transporter ATP-binding protein, translated to MARITLDNLAHSYLRTPASEDDYALKELNHDWEDGAAYALLGASGCGKSTLLNIISGLLMPSQGRILFDGQDVTHAATAERNIAQVFQFPVVYDTMTVRDNLAFPLRNRGRDETYVAERVQEIARMIGMEDWLDRKARGLTADAKQKISLGRGMVRKDVNALLFDEPLTVIDPHMKWELRTQLKKLHHDFGHTMIYVTHDQTEALTFADKVVVMYDGRVVQIGTPEELFERPEHTFVGYFIGSPGMNVIPARVEGNRAYIDGTELPLSAGYGPLSGKVEIGVRPEFARLSSSEGLPVKVRRVEDVGRHKIIRAEFFGHDINIIAGEDEPVGADMTRVSFDPGHVNVYNDDWLVRGAAA
- a CDS encoding carbohydrate ABC transporter permease gives rise to the protein MEKTVNQKAWFLVLPVLLLVAFSAIIPLMTVVNYSVQDTFGNNQFFWAGLEWFEEMLHDDRMWNSLQRQLLFSAIILAIEVPLGIFVALNMPKSGFWSSFCLVLMSLPLLIPWNVVGTIWQIFGRVDIGLLGYTLDALGVNYNYTQDTVAAWITIVVMDVWHWTSLVALLAFAGLKSIPDAYYQAAKIDQASRWKVFRYIELPKMAGVLMIAILLRFMDSFMIYTEPFVVTGGGPGNATTLLSIDLVKMALGQFDLGPAAAFSLMYFLVILLISWVFYTVMTNLDKRGM
- a CDS encoding carbohydrate ABC transporter permease, whose protein sequence is MSDTPAAPGAASIPGDVTTAKPVARNRRRFRPKGSAVVMTLYLLFLLLPIYWLLNMSFKTNTEILNTFTLIPSYPTLDNYRTILTDPAWYMGYVNSLIYVVMNTAISLAVALPAAYAFSRYSFMGDKHLFFWLLTNRMAPPAVFALPFFQLYSSVGLFDTHIAVALAHCLFNVPLAVWILEGFMRGVPKEIDETAYIDGYSFGGFFVKIFMPLIASGIGVAAFFCFMFSWVELLLSRTLTTVDAKPIAAIMTRTQGASGIDWGVLAAAGILTIVPGALVIWFVRNYIAKGFALGRV